The sequence GTTGATTGGGGAAGGAGGCTTGTTTGACGCCGACGCCGTTCTTCCCTCCATTCCGGCTACGGAGCCGACCAGCTTAAATCCAGCGGACGACGGAGACGACGAAGAGTACGAGGATGCTGATCCGCCAACCGCGCAGCGCGTTGCACGGCGAGCGTTGGCTCTGACGGCCGTCGCCGCTCGAGCGACGCTGGAGATGGATGCGCCGCAGTTGGATGAGCCTGAAGAGTTGCGAGCGCGGCTCTTGGAATGGGTAGCGGCGCTCGAGATCGACGACGAGTTTGAACCGGACGAATGGAAAGTGCTACAGCGGCCGGTCGGCAATTTGGAGCCGCAAGATCATCTCAACGCGATGTGGCGAGTCGAAGGTTTGACTGTGCTGGCGTGGGCGCTGGGCCGTTTTGATCTGCCGCCGGATGATGAACTGGTCGTGCCGATGGAACTCTACCAGTCACTCGGCTTTTTAGACGCGGATCTGGGCCGGGCTGTTCTCGCTGCGCCGGAACTTCGGTCTGCCGAGGAATTAGAGGAGATGCAAATCCACTTGATGATGCTGAATTGGCGCGTCCGCGACTTTCGGTTGCGTCCCGAGCCGATGGACTTCGTCGCGTTTTCCAAAGACTGCTGGTTTGGCCAGTTCGACGTCAGCCGCTTCCGGCTTATCGACAACGATCTGGCGATTGGGGACGCCGCGATCGCGGACGCCGAGTCTGAGCGATTCTCCATCGTCCAAAGCCTGGCGCTGGAGCGGCATCTGGCGATTAACTGGCTGATGGGATCTAGCGAAAAGTACTCGGAAACGGATACGTCTACGTAAGTGATCGGGCTCTGGCGGCCAGGCAAATCTTAACCGGCAGGTCGTGCTCAGCGGATTTGCGTGGCCGATGGAATCCGGTAGATTGGTCGAAGGCCCCCTGGCGGTGGTGATGATCCGGCCGCATTTGCGTAGGGGGAACTTCTCCCACACTCTTCAAGCGAAGGCGACCCAGCGATGATTCCTAGGCTGAAGGCGATACTGGTTGGTTTTCTCGCGGCGACGATGGTGATCTCGCCGCAGTTGGCGGTTCACGCCCAAGAGGCAGGGCAGTCAAACACAGGTCCTCAACTGCAGTACATTCCCCAAGACGCGGTTGGCATGGGATTTCTGCGAACCGAGCCTCTGCTCACTTCTGCGTTCGCGCAGAACTATCCGGTTGAAGTGGCGGAAGCGTTTGGGGCGAAGTATCTCGGCTTCAATCCGATGAAGATTTCGTCGATCACGTTTTACGCGGTGGCGCCTTCTCCGGCCGCTCCGGCCCCGCAGGTGGTCGCGGTCGTGAAGGTGTCGGAGAAGATCGACGCCGACGAAGGTTTTCTGGCGGGCATCGGTGAATTCGCCGAGGATTTGACCGACCGCGATCTGGTGAAGGAAGCGTTGCCGGATCTGCAGGGGAAGGCGTTTCGCGTGCCAAGTTTTCCGGTCGACGATTTCGCCGCCCATCTGGTCGATGATCAGACGTTTCTGATCGGAACGATGCTAGGGATCGCCGAGGCCCTCGATCGCGATTTGAAGAAGGAGCATAGCGATCCGGCGAAGCTACTGGCCGCAACGAGCGAAAACGCCGAAGTCGCACTGGTGCTGAACGTCGATCCGGTCCGCGATCCGATCGAAGGCTTTGTCAAATCGCAATCGATCCCGTTTCCGTTTGCCGTCTACAAGCAACTGCCGATCGCCACGAAGTCGATCTCATTGCGTGGTCAGCTGAGCGATAAGGCCGCCTTGACGCTGTCAATTGACGCCGTTGATAAGGAAGGCGTCGAGACGCTGGAGTACCTGGTTGGCTTTACCATGGGGATGGCGCAAGCGGCGCTGGTGGACGAAGCCAAAAGGCAGGCCGAGAGCGAAGATGAAATCGAAGCGGCGATGGGACGCTATCAATTGCGAATGGCGGAATCGCTGCTGAAAACGTTGGAGCCGAAGCGAGATGGAACCTCGCTGAAGATCACGCTAGAGCAGGCCGATGGCGGTTCGGCCGCAATGTCGGTCGCGGTGATCGGCGTGCTGATCGGCCTATTGCTTCCGGCGGTTCAACAGGCCCGAGCGGCGGCGCGGCGTGCGCAGTCGACCAACAACCTGAAACAAATCGCGCTCTCGATGCATGTGTTCCACGATACCTACAAGCATTTTCCTCCCCAGGCGATCACCGACAAAGATGGGAAGAAGCTGCTGTCATGGCGAGTCGCGCTGCTGCCCCTACTTGGCTACAACGAGCTCTACGAGAAGTTTCATCTCGACGAACCGTGGGATAGCGAGCACAACAGCCAGCTGATTGAGGAAATGCCGGACATCTTCATCAATCCGAACAGCACCGCGCCCCATGGTTCTACCAACTATGTGGTTCCGCTTGGCAAAGGGATGGCCTTTGAAGAGCCGGGACCCACGCCGGAAGGTCAAAAGTTTGCGAAAGGAACATCGTTATATTCGATGACCGATGGGACTTCCAACACGCTATTGTGCGTGGAAAACAACTACGACGCCGCGGTGATCTGGACGCAACCGGAGGACCTGGAAGTCGATCTGACCGATGTCTGGAAGGATCTGGGCAAGTCGCAAGTTGGCGGCTTCAACGCGGCCTTCGCCGATGGCAGCGTCCGACTGATCAGCGATCAGACGTCGGCCAAGCGGCTGCAACTGCTGTTGCAGCGGAATGACGGACAGATCATACCGCAAAATTAGGCGCCAAGCGTCGCAGCTTCAGCCAAACGAAAAAGCCCGGCGACTGAGAGCAGACGTCGGGCTTTGCTATTGGCAAAACGCAAAATTCGACTACGCGTATTCGCGTTCCTTGTTCTTGCCCGGCATCGGGACCGAGTAGCGGCCGTTGGCGTCGGGCATGATCGGGGCCGGACCATTCTCGGTCAGCTTGTCGACGTTCGGGGCGAACTCGTGCTCGCAGTTGAGCATTTGTTCGTAGGTGATTTCCTGACCGGTATGGGCCGCCATGCGTCCCATGCTGGTGACCAGGCTCGCTTCGACCCCGCGCGGAACTTCGTTGTACGGCTTGTTGTTGACGATCGCGTCAATGAAGTCGTTCCATTCGAGTTGGTACGGGTTTTCTTCGGGTTGCGGCCAGGCCCAAGTCACTTCGCGACGGTTCTGACGCTGTCCCTGGAAGGTGCGAACCTTGCCAGGGGTGTGACCCGAGGTGCTGACGATCGCCGAACCCTTGCTGCCGTGCACGACGCTCGACATGTCGTTGCGGCAACCCATCATCGTTCGGCCGTCGAAGAAGAGCTTCGAACCGTCGTCGTAGGTGTACTCGACGGCGTAGGCGTCGAAATTCTGATCGATAAAGTTCTCGCGGTAGTGACGTCCGCCCAACGCTTGTGCTTTGACCGGCCAAGCGTTCTTCATCCACGAGGTTTCGTCGATCTGGTGGATGTAGAAATCGCTAAAGCAACCGCCGCTGGCCCACAGGAAGCTGTGGAAGCGTTCGATCTGGAACATCACCTCCGGCTTGTCTTCCGGCTTGGGCGTCGAGAAGGCCGAGGCGACCGGACCATGCATGCGATAGGCCCGCATCGTCACGATATCGCCGATTTCGCCATCTTGGATCCGCTTGTGCAGTTCCTGGCGACCGCGGCAGTGACGGACCATCAGGCCAACCGCCGACTTCAGGTTCTTTTCATCCGCCTTTTCGGCCAGGGCCAGCATCCGCTTGGCGCTAGGACCGTCCGCGATGACCGGCTTCTCCATGAAGACGTTCAGGCCCTTTTCGATCGCGTAGGTGTAGTGAACCCAGCGGAAGGCGAGCGGCGTGGCGAGGATGACGACGTCGCCCGGGTTCAGCGCGTCCATGGCGTTCTTGTAGGCTTCGAAGCCGACGAACTGACGTTCCTTCGGCACGTCGACCTTGTCCTTGTTCGACTGGAACGAACGATCGAGCGATTGGTAGCTGCCGTCCAGGCGATGTTGGAAGACGTCGGCCATCGCAACCAGCTTGGTGCGGCCATCCGGCACGCGCAAGCAGTCGGCGGCGGCGCCCGAGCCGCGTCCGCCACAGCCAACCAGGGCGACTTGGATCGTGTTGATCTCTTTTTCTTCGGCGTGCACGGTGGGGACCGCGAAGGCGGCCAAGGCCGAAGCGGCGCCGGCCGTCTTGATAAAGTTGCGGCGATTCTCGGTCGAATCAGGTCGTTCGCTCATCATCATTCCTGCTGTTTGGAGGAGTGTTGGGGTGAGTGGGGAGTGGGGCTTAGTAAACGTCGCGAGCGCTGTTCCAGTAGAAGTACATTTCTTCGGGAGAAGGAATCTCTACCGGACGCACGATGCGAAAACCAAGTTGCGTCGCATTGGTGTGATACCAGACGCTCTTGGGCAGTTGCGGATCTTGAATCTTCCAGGAAGCGTCGGATCCGCGTCGCGCCGCCGACCGCAAGCGATCGGGGTCGTCATCCCAACCGCCGCCACGCGCGGTGCGTGCGTAGAGCGTGGTTGGTTTGACGTAAGGATTCTTGCCGAGTTCGGCCAGCTTTTTGAAGTAGTCGGGCACGTACTGATCGGCGGTCCATTCCATCACGTTGCCATGCATATCGTGCAGGCCCCAGGGATTAGGCTTCTTCAGACCGACCTTTTGGTACTTCTCGTTGGCGTTGTCATAGAACCAGGCGTATTGCTTCAGCAGTTCGGGATCGTCGCCGAACGAATAGGCGGTGTTGGTGCCCGCACGGCAGGCGTATTCCCACTCGGCCTCGGTCGGCAGACGATAGAAATGGCCCGTCTGGGCGCTGAGCCACTGGCAATACTTGTTGGCGGCGTGCTGCGTCATGCTGATCGCTGGATAGCCGCGTTGTCCCATGCCGAAGCTCATCTCGGTGTAGGGAGGCGTCGGCTGGCTGACCGCGTCAACCATCGTATGCTTGGCGCCGTCGTAGTCAATCCGCCCGCCATCTTTGCGGCGATCGACTTGGGTGATCATGAACGGTTCGTACTCATCCCAGGTCACTTCGTATTTGCCGATCCAGAAAGGATCGACCTCGACCTTGGTCTGCGGACCTTCGTCATCGTGACGTAGTTCTTCGCCGTCGGGGCTGCCCATCAGGAACTCGCCGCCGGGAACGGCGACCATGCGGTAGTCGACCTGGGTGGCGGGAATTTTGTTTTGATAGTCTTTCGGCTCGCCCGCTTCCTTTTCGGCTTGCTCGACGATCTTCTTGTGGATCTTCAGCACCAGCTCAAAGTCGTCGACCGAGACAAACAGGCCCGGCGGTTTTGGTTTGGCGACCAAGGTGCGGCTGGCGGGCCAATCGGCGCCTTCGGCGATCCAAGCGCGAAGCAATTCTGTCTGCGGTTTGGTGAGCGGGCCCCCGGTTCGCAGCGGCGGCATCAACATGTCGTCGGTCCGCTCAAGGATTGCCAGCGTGTAGATGCTGCTGCTATCGGGATCGCCGGGGACCAGACCTTCGCCCGAGCCGCTGTCCATCGTCAGCTCTTTGGTGGTCAGATTGAAATCCGCTTCCGGCTCATCGCCCGAGTGGCACGAGACGCAGTTCATCTCGAGAATGGGCGCGATCTCTTTTTCAAAATCAACTTTGGCGGCAACGGCGGTGACGCTCCAGCAGGCAATCGAGAGATAACTAAGCAACTGGGCGCTTACCTTGAGAGTGCGGATCAAGCGGTTGTTCCTCTAGTGTTTTTAGGTGGGCGGAGCGGTGGGTATTCTGTTCGCCGAGCAAGAGTCAATGTGGAGGGGCTGACTGGGCAATCAGTTAAGATTTTGGGCGAAGAAATCATCACCTGGGGGCTTTCATTCTAGATAGTTAGTCCACCAGTTGCTTGTCTTTTTGGCCACGAAATCGCGGCAACTTTCGGTTTTTCTCGAAATCCGCAAATGATTTTATCTCGGCATTCACAGCCTTTCGCATTCAACGCACCGGTTTAGCGGTGCGACTGTCACGATGGGTGGTCTCGATTCGCAAGAATGCAGGGCGTAGATCGAGTAAGTTTTGATCGTCGAGCGAATGCGAACCTGCCGCTAGCGCGACCTGGAAACGCATTAGGGCAGGGGATCGCCCTTAAGAGTTGTGCCCAGCGGGGCGACTGAAGCTGCGAATGGACCGGCGATCGCAGCGGGCTGCGCAAGGAACCTGTTCCTGGAAGCCTCGAAGAAACGGGCGCCGGCAGGATCCCAGCTTCGCCAAGCCTCCCACTCTTGCAGCGTTTCAGACTCTTGTCTGAGAGGCCTAGGAGGGCTGCGGGCGGCTTGCGGTCTGGGTAAGATGACGGCTTGAAAAAAGGAGATAATCGATGTTCCTGAATCACAGGTCGCTCCATAGAATACCCCCCTTTATGTCATCGACCTCGGTTGCCGATCCGAACGCCATTCTTAGGAAGAATTCGACGTGCTCAAAATTGAAACCAAGCAAGTCGAATCTCCGCAGTTCGAATCGTCGCCCCCTCCCGCTTCGGAGAGGCGTCAGCGGTTGGAAAAGCCGACCGGCGTTTACCCGATTCGCATTTGGTGGGAGTACGTCGGCGTCCTTACGGTAATCCATGTCACGGCGCTTTACGCTTTCTGGCCTTGGCTTTTTAGCTGGGTTGGGGTGGCTTCGATTGTGGTCGGGCATCATCTGTTCGGCATGTTCGGGATCACCGTCGGCTATCACCGCATGTTGACCCATCGCAGTTTTCAATGCCGGAAGTGGCTGGAACATACGTTCGCCGTGTTGGGCGTTTGCTGTTTGCAAGATACGCCTGCCCGCTGGGTCGCAACGCATCGGGTGCACCACCAGCATTCCGACCATCGCGAAGATCCGCATACGCCGCTGGTCAACTTCATGTGGGCCCAGTTTGGCTGGCTGACGCTGAAGGATCACAACTTCGGCAAGATGGCTCACTTGGACCGCTATGCCCGCGACATTGTTCGCGATCCGTTTTACCTTTGGCTAGAACGAGGGCAGAACGGGCTGTTCGTGTTTCTCGCTCACGCGGTGGTGATCTACTTGATTGGCGGCGCGATTGGTTGGTCGTATGGCGGCTGGCCGGAAGCTTGGCGGATGAGCTGGAGTTTGCTTGTGTGGGGCGTCGCCGTGCGGACGGTCGTGGTCTGGCACCTAACCTGGGCCGTCAACTCCATCACGCACATTTGGGGCTATCGGACGTTTGAGACGAATGACGACAGCCGCAACAATTGGCTGATCGGCTATTTCACGCATGGCGAAGGTTGGCACAACAATCACCATGCCTGGCCGACCGCAGCGGCGCATGGACAAAACTGGTGGGAGTTTGATCTCTCCTACCGCGTCATTTGGCTGCTGGAAATGGTCGGCCTGGCCTGGGACGTTTCGCGTCCGGATACCAAACGGAAGCAGAAGCAAAAAGATGAGCAGGCCGCCGCCTAGCTCTTCGATTTCTTCGCGTATGCGGCGACGTCTTTCGCCGCTTTGGTCCGCACGCCTGGCTTGTTCAAAAAGCCGAGGTCCTTCAGCCACGCCAGGTAACTGGCAGGCCAGGTTCCGAACGGAATCCCGTCTCGCTCTTTGATGCCGCCGCCATGGCGGCCGTTGCCGTAGATGTGCATCTCTAAATTGGGGGCGCTCGCCTTCAGCATCGCGGCAAAGTAGTCGGTCGCCCACAAGGCGTGGACGCGATCACCCGATCCAGCCGAAGCGATAAAGCTGGGGGGAACGTCGGCCGGGATCTTCGTCTCCGGCTTCGCCGTAAAAGGGGTTGGTCCCGGATAGATCACGCCAACAAAGTCAGGGCGAGCCGAGACGTCGGCCAGCGGATCGCCCGCGTCCCGATGATCCCGTTCGAACGCTTCGTACGCCACGGCGGTTGGCGCCGACAGTTCGGCCCCGGCCGAGAAGCCCATGATGCCGATCTTGTTGGGATCTAGTTTCCACTCGGCGGCGTGTGCTCGAACAATGCGAATCGCTTGAAAGATCTCGGGCGTATGGACTTCGGCAGGCACGGCCTGCCCTACACTAACTATTCGGCATGATAGCCGCGC is a genomic window of Blastopirellula retiformator containing:
- a CDS encoding Gfo/Idh/MocA family protein, producing MSERPDSTENRRNFIKTAGAASALAAFAVPTVHAEEKEINTIQVALVGCGGRGSGAAADCLRVPDGRTKLVAMADVFQHRLDGSYQSLDRSFQSNKDKVDVPKERQFVGFEAYKNAMDALNPGDVVILATPLAFRWVHYTYAIEKGLNVFMEKPVIADGPSAKRMLALAEKADEKNLKSAVGLMVRHCRGRQELHKRIQDGEIGDIVTMRAYRMHGPVASAFSTPKPEDKPEVMFQIERFHSFLWASGGCFSDFYIHQIDETSWMKNAWPVKAQALGGRHYRENFIDQNFDAYAVEYTYDDGSKLFFDGRTMMGCRNDMSSVVHGSKGSAIVSTSGHTPGKVRTFQGQRQNRREVTWAWPQPEENPYQLEWNDFIDAIVNNKPYNEVPRGVEASLVTSMGRMAAHTGQEITYEQMLNCEHEFAPNVDKLTENGPAPIMPDANGRYSVPMPGKNKEREYA
- a CDS encoding DUF1559 family PulG-like putative transporter, which gives rise to MIPRLKAILVGFLAATMVISPQLAVHAQEAGQSNTGPQLQYIPQDAVGMGFLRTEPLLTSAFAQNYPVEVAEAFGAKYLGFNPMKISSITFYAVAPSPAAPAPQVVAVVKVSEKIDADEGFLAGIGEFAEDLTDRDLVKEALPDLQGKAFRVPSFPVDDFAAHLVDDQTFLIGTMLGIAEALDRDLKKEHSDPAKLLAATSENAEVALVLNVDPVRDPIEGFVKSQSIPFPFAVYKQLPIATKSISLRGQLSDKAALTLSIDAVDKEGVETLEYLVGFTMGMAQAALVDEAKRQAESEDEIEAAMGRYQLRMAESLLKTLEPKRDGTSLKITLEQADGGSAAMSVAVIGVLIGLLLPAVQQARAAARRAQSTNNLKQIALSMHVFHDTYKHFPPQAITDKDGKKLLSWRVALLPLLGYNELYEKFHLDEPWDSEHNSQLIEEMPDIFINPNSTAPHGSTNYVVPLGKGMAFEEPGPTPEGQKFAKGTSLYSMTDGTSNTLLCVENNYDAAVIWTQPEDLEVDLTDVWKDLGKSQVGGFNAAFADGSVRLISDQTSAKRLQLLLQRNDGQIIPQN
- a CDS encoding SUMF1/EgtB/PvdO family nonheme iron enzyme, which translates into the protein MIRTLKVSAQLLSYLSIACWSVTAVAAKVDFEKEIAPILEMNCVSCHSGDEPEADFNLTTKELTMDSGSGEGLVPGDPDSSSIYTLAILERTDDMLMPPLRTGGPLTKPQTELLRAWIAEGADWPASRTLVAKPKPPGLFVSVDDFELVLKIHKKIVEQAEKEAGEPKDYQNKIPATQVDYRMVAVPGGEFLMGSPDGEELRHDDEGPQTKVEVDPFWIGKYEVTWDEYEPFMITQVDRRKDGGRIDYDGAKHTMVDAVSQPTPPYTEMSFGMGQRGYPAISMTQHAANKYCQWLSAQTGHFYRLPTEAEWEYACRAGTNTAYSFGDDPELLKQYAWFYDNANEKYQKVGLKKPNPWGLHDMHGNVMEWTADQYVPDYFKKLAELGKNPYVKPTTLYARTARGGGWDDDPDRLRSAARRGSDASWKIQDPQLPKSVWYHTNATQLGFRIVRPVEIPSPEEMYFYWNSARDVY
- a CDS encoding acyl-CoA desaturase; translated protein: MLKIETKQVESPQFESSPPPASERRQRLEKPTGVYPIRIWWEYVGVLTVIHVTALYAFWPWLFSWVGVASIVVGHHLFGMFGITVGYHRMLTHRSFQCRKWLEHTFAVLGVCCLQDTPARWVATHRVHHQHSDHREDPHTPLVNFMWAQFGWLTLKDHNFGKMAHLDRYARDIVRDPFYLWLERGQNGLFVFLAHAVVIYLIGGAIGWSYGGWPEAWRMSWSLLVWGVAVRTVVVWHLTWAVNSITHIWGYRTFETNDDSRNNWLIGYFTHGEGWHNNHHAWPTAAAHGQNWWEFDLSYRVIWLLEMVGLAWDVSRPDTKRKQKQKDEQAAA
- a CDS encoding DUF4272 domain-containing protein, translating into MAFEPINIFSHKIDPRGVLEALRRSGLPIDVTGPEDDWTDIVVEVKKGSFFSKRRVLTFAHDSDYYNDAGWDGQVNGMQGYFSRFAEVPRMNEIMRMIGSFRFVLAVPQEDLDIWSDDQRIPLLHSVCQEIDGVIFTPYGLIDAHGRTLIGEGGLFDADAVLPSIPATEPTSLNPADDGDDEEYEDADPPTAQRVARRALALTAVAARATLEMDAPQLDEPEELRARLLEWVAALEIDDEFEPDEWKVLQRPVGNLEPQDHLNAMWRVEGLTVLAWALGRFDLPPDDELVVPMELYQSLGFLDADLGRAVLAAPELRSAEELEEMQIHLMMLNWRVRDFRLRPEPMDFVAFSKDCWFGQFDVSRFRLIDNDLAIGDAAIADAESERFSIVQSLALERHLAINWLMGSSEKYSETDTST
- a CDS encoding alpha/beta hydrolase translates to MPAEVHTPEIFQAIRIVRAHAAEWKLDPNKIGIMGFSAGAELSAPTAVAYEAFERDHRDAGDPLADVSARPDFVGVIYPGPTPFTAKPETKIPADVPPSFIASAGSGDRVHALWATDYFAAMLKASAPNLEMHIYGNGRHGGGIKERDGIPFGTWPASYLAWLKDLGFLNKPGVRTKAAKDVAAYAKKSKS